GTAGTCCTTTTGAAGTTATATTCCAATAATATCTCAAGTATGATGCTTTTACATGTAGGGGAAGTTATTTTGAGACCTCCACAGGTTAGATCCCCTAAGCCCTCCTGGTGATACAACTCCACGATGGCACCAAGGGAAGCCAAGGCACCCTTTCATCCTGTGTCATTTCCTGACCtaagtgaatgaatgaatggagggACATGAGTGACTATGACAGATCAGACAATAGTTAGCTTTAAAATGTAATTTTGACACAGTTCGACGCTTAACAGCAAATCATTGACACTTGAAAGATACCCAATGTTCATAGAATCTCCTCTACCCATTAACTACAAAGGACATCCTTTCAGTTAAGTAATTTTGGTGGGAACTTGAAAAGATTTAAAAGAGAGTGAATCACTCAAATATTATACTGCAAGACCTTCAGCAGGTAGAGACTGTTGACTGGACACCCAATAACATAAAGGCTAGTTAGGTCTACTACTGGACAATTCTCTTTGCAAAATTGTGGACTGACTTTTGTTCATAATTTCTCTATTTGAATTGCTGAAGCTTGTGGAACAATAATGTTTATAGAAGAGCGGATTATAACACTTTTTAAAAGGAACTTTCACCACACCTGTACATACTGGAGTGTGTTCTTCAGTTTTGGACTGTGTATAGCCTTCCTGGGACCCACCATATTGGACTTGCGATGTCAAACCCAGTCTACACTGAGCCAGATCACCTGGGTCTTCTTCTCCCAGCAGTTCTGCCTGCTCATCGGCAGCTCTATCGGAGGGGTCTTCAAGAAAACGTGAGTGACTATTCAAACAATTCTCTGATCCCTGTGTGAAGCATAGGGTCGAAAAATTCCGGGAACTTTAAAAGAAATCTCTGGTTTTCCTGAAATCCTGGTTGGTGGATTCCCGAAATCCATAATGCGCAACcctacacttttagaaaaaaaggtgctatctagaaccaaaaagggtttttcggctgtccccataggagaaacctttgaagaaccccttttggttccaggtagaacccttttgggttccatttagaaccctttccacagagagttctacatggaacccaaaagagttctacctggaaacaaaaagggttctcctacagTATGGGGACAGCTGCAGAACGGTGTTCCTTGGATTCACACTTTAAACCAATTAATTCCAAAAAGATAGCTGTAATTTAAAGGGCTTTCTACGTAGTTCTAGGTACTGCATTTTTTTAAACGCAATGCAAACAGAGTTCTGTAGCTTCTTTTTGCTTAAACTGTGAAATCACTGTGCAGAGCCCTTAAGAGTGTGAGGGTTTGTGTATGCATCAGTTGGCAATTATCTCTGTAGCCTATTCTATCAACAGTGAGCCCCTAGCCAGCAGGCCTTTGCATATTTCAACCATAGTGTTGGCTAACATCTTGTTCAATGTTTGAGCCATTCAAACCTCTAGTATATGTGTATGTTATCTCTAGTAGTAATaacacctcccctctctcccaaagGTTGTTCAGTGCTCTAGCTGCACTGTTCTTGTCCTCGCTACTCATCTCTATAATATTTGCCATCATCCCCCTCTGCCATAATGTGCTGCTGTTGGCTATTGCCATGGCTGTGTCCGGTCTGGCCATGGGCATCATTGACACCAtcgccaacatccagctggtcgCCATATATCAGAAGGACTCGGCTGTCTTTCTCCAGGTGAGAGAGTAACTATGCCCAGTTCAGTTCAGCTTTCAGAATATACCCAAAGTGCATTATATTTAGAATGAATGATAGAAATTTTGTTGTTTTTGCAGGCCCTCCACTTCTTCATTGGGTTCGGGGCGCTGGTGAGCCCTCTGATTGCTGATCCCTTCCTGTCTGAGACAGGCTGCAGGGTGGGGAATGTGACAGAAAATGTGACCGAGATCATGCACCACTTCAGGAACACGCTGAGGAACAGCCCCATTGTGATGCACAATGTGTCTGTGGACCACCTGCCTCTAGCAGAGGAGCCAGAGGAGTCCATTGTGTCCTACGCCTTCTGGATCATGGCAATGATCAATGTAAGATCTTGGAAAAGCACAGTGAGGTGAAATATAGTGTGTAAGCTCAAGCATAACGCTCCTAATATTGATTCCGCTCACTCCAAACTTTTAATAATGTTGATTGATTATTGCAAAGGCTTTGATCCaagattttacatttttttcccatGATATATCATGTGAATGATATTTTCCTCTCCCAGCTGCCAGTGCCAATGGCAGTGTTATTCCTGATGTACCAGGAGCAGTTGATCCCCTGCTGCCGCAGCACCACACCTCATTTGCTGGACAAAGACGAGCTGGCCATGGAGAACCAGGGGGCCGAGGGGCCTGACACAGAACCTAAAGaccaggaggagggaggaggtaaaGGGCAAAACTTTGTGTTTTGGATGTGATCTGAACTCCTCATTTCCTCTATAAGATGACAGTATAACCAAGATCATTTGAAAATGATAATACTTGGATCACATCAAAGTCTCAGAGTTTGGATCAGTTGAAGATTCACGCCTACTGTTCTAGCCAAGTGGTTTAGATCTCTCCTAATGTTTCTCTCGGTTTGCAGGTCATGGGGATATCTTCAGCTGCTGTCAGAATAACAACCTGCGTGAGTTGCCTGTGTCCTTCTTTGGGATTCATATCGTTGGTGGAATGGTCCTGTTCATGACCGATGGCATTGTGGTGAGTAGCACAGATTCTGTTAGAACTATGCAGTCTGCTCCATATTAGTGTATGTATGCAGCAATGGATTCATCTGTGGACCTCCACTTTCTATTCCTAGGGTGCGTATGCAGGCTTTGTGTACACATATGCAGTGTCTCCCCCCATTTCTCTACCTAATAAGACTGCGGGATACCTGGTTAGTATCTTCTGGGCAGCCATTACTGCAGGACGTCTGGTGTCCATCCCTCTCACCTTCCGCTTCCAGCCCGTTCGACTGCTCATGATTAATCTGGTAATGCCAATGATAATTTATTTTCCTTAGGGATTAATAAAATATTCTAACATTAATGAAGGTGTGTAATAAAATATTTATTGTCTTTCAATTCCAATATGTTTATATTTAAATGGGCATTTCTCTCAATAATTGATTGTCTATATATCCAATTGAAGTCTTTCTTCATCTCTGCAGGCTGGTGTCATTGTCACAGTGTTGTTGCTGCTCGTCCTCGACACCAGCAGTATATTCCTGTTTGTTGGGACCACTCTACTGGGCCTGTTCCTCAGCAGCATCTTCCCCTGTATGCTGGCTTACACTGAGGACATCCTGGACTACCAAGGTACATTCATCAATCGCTAGCACAATAAGTGTCAATGACTCAGTAATAACACAGTAACGACTCAGTAACAACACAGTAATGACTCAGTAATGACACAGTAATAGAGTGGTATGATAAATGATGATGagatactacagtatataatctctctgtcttactctgcttctcttttctctcttggcAGGATGTGCAACCTCAGTTCTGGTAACAAGTGCTGGGATGGGAGAAATGGTCATGCAAGTCCTTGTTGGATCGGTAAGACTGCACAGAGATGTAGTATATGTTAAAGAGAGGGGAAGATAAACAGTCTAATATTGTGCTTTGCATTCTACAGATCATCCAGAGTGAAGGCAGCTATAGTTTCCTGCTCTGTGGCATGATCATTGGTTGTATGGGCTCCGTCTTCTTCTTAGGGCTGCTGTTCTTACATCGCATGCACAGGAAATACCTTACTGGTACTAGGACCACCTCAGCCATATCACAGttgaacatactgtacatagaGGAAAAATTACATCATTTATCTGTAACCCATCTGTTCACATTCTAACCTTTCTCCCCCCACAGGAACCTCAGTGAAGTCAGCCATGGTGGAGGAgctcccagcagcagcagcagcagtagtagacagtaaaACAGAACAGAAGGAAAGTAGCTGAGAGGATATGTAGCTGGGGCCATTTGGTGCTCGGTATTGTTATCGACCAACAATGTGAAGAGGAAGAAAACACGCTGTTAGTGAAgacaaatacatacagtaccaggacCTGTGTAACGTTTTAGCCAATGTGAAGGCTGCAATAGCCAGAGGAGTgaataagtcatgtttaagttaTTCATATATTCCAAATGATTTAGTCTCTCCTTTTTTCCTTCCTGAAAATGCCGCTACTGCTTCTTATTCCAATCATCATCATCCCTTTAGATATGCTAATGTTACCTTCTGTTTAAAGGCCCTATAGATAATGACTTTGTAATAAGCGTGTGAGCAAGGGGTAGTTAGGTTACAGTATATGATAATAATGTGCTTTATTTTCAAGACATTTGGATTGGTATGCATTGTTGCTCATTGTCACAATAttgaaatgttttaaaaaatgtgaacATGAGTTGAATGAGTACTTTTTTATTTCAACAGATAAGACAGTGAACTCTATTTTGCTTTCATTAATAGTTGATCACAAGAAGGGGATAAttcaaaacattttagaacaatttatTGAAATAAGTCGTTTTTTTTATTGCTATCTGAAATATAATGTAGGATATATACTCAAAAAGGGATGCCTCCAGTTCTAAAATGGAGGATATCTGCCTGTCATTCTGAAATAGGGACTTTAGGACCAGTTGCAGCAAGAGCATGAGGTGTTGAAGACCAGGCCAGTAGCACAGTACTGGAAGTAGGTCTTGCCCTGACTGCAGTTGTAGAACTGGTTCTTGTTCTTGGGGTCGGCGTACATCCCAGTGGCCTTGCCAACACAGAAGTTACTGTCCATGCCACTGGTCCCACTGGTGGTCCCACCGCTGGAGCTGCCTCCGCTGGAGCTGCCTCCGCTGGAGCTGCCTCCAgagtcaccaccatcatcacctccATTGGTAGTTCCCTTAATAAGGGGCAGGGGAGTTGCAGGGGGATTGCAAGCTAAAATGGGTATTAAAAAAAGATCATGAATTGAAAGAACATATTTTAGGTGTTTGATATAATTCTGTAGCACAGCAGTCAGAGATGTCAAACATTTCTGCTATTGAACACAATCTAGTGTGCAGGTCCTTACGTGCTGATTCCAGATTGAGGCCTTTCTTGAGGACGTTGATGAGAGGATATTTTCCCTGGCCACAGTATGTGCCGGTATAGTCATCCATATCAAGAGTCCAGACCATGGCTCCTCCAAAGTTGTTCTTCTTCAGCCAGTCAACCTataaacagtggtgtaaagtaaccaAGTAAACAGTCTTTGaactactacttaagttgttttttggggtatctttactatttatatttattcttacttttacttcactgcattcctaaagaaaatatatactttttagtcccatacattttccctgacacccaaaagtacttgttacatttcgaatgcttaggcaggacagcaatatggtccaattcacgcacctaTTAATATAACACATTGTCAttcctacccactgggcacacactggttgtttccacatcatttcaatgaaatgacctTGAACCAAAGTGGAATAGACATTGACGTGCCCAGCgtgtactgcctctgatctggaggactcactaaacacaaatactgcatttgtaaattatgtttgagtgtgcccctgcagtccgtaaataaataaaaactagaaaatgttgccatctggtttgctttataTGAGTAATTTGATGTAtagcttttacttttactcaagtatgacaattgagtacttttttcaccactgtacttaagtaccagaaacatttagacttttactcaagtagtattttactagctgatttttagtcattttctattaaggtatctttacttttattcaagtatgactATTGAGTACTTGTTCCACAACTGCCTATAGACAGCAAGAGGCACAACTTAAAATGTTAGCTGGCAAAAAGGTGCAACATTTTTTGTGGAGTTCAACACATGCAGAAAAACCCAGTGTTCAACACATGCAGAAAAACCCAGTTGAACAACTTGATGCACTACTATAAGGTAATCCCTAGAGAGCAGCCACACTAATCATTTCCATGTTATGAATGCACATTCATGTGCAACGCAATATTGATGGTGGCGGGTGTGTTGAATTTACTTGTGTATATAAAAGCATGCCATAAATACATATTTTTCATATTACCCTCTTAAGGGTGTGTGTGCTGGAAACACATTTAGCAGACTGTTTGATCTAGTCTCGCCACTCACGTTTTATACACTGAGGGTACGaatcattaagaacaccttcctaatattgagttgcaccccgttttgccctcagaacagcctccatttgtcagggcatggccTCTACAAGGTGTTGGAAGAGATCTACAGGGATgggggcccatgttgactccaatgcttcccatagttgtgtgaagttggctggatgtcctttgggtggtggaccattcttgatacacatggaatCTGCTGAGCGTGAAAACCCATCAccattgtagttcttgacacactcaaaccggtgcgcctggcacctacttccatacctcgttcaaaggcgcTTAAATCattttcttgcccattcaccctctgaatggcacacatagactatctatgtctcaattgtctcaaggcttaaaaatccttctttaaattgtctcctccccttcatctacactgattgaagtggatttaacaagtgacatcaataagggttcatagcttccacctggactcatctggtcagtctatgtcatggaaagagcatgttcctagagttttgtacactcagtgtatgtcaccATAATGCTTAACAAAAGTAGTTTCACAATGCAACAAatactatttttttttattgtattgttcTTACCTTGATCCCAAAGCTCTTGACATTGTCATAGCCCACCCACTGGGTTCCTTTGTAGGCGTACGGCACGTCCTGTGGTGCGTCCCAAACCTCTGTGGCTCCGTCTTTCAAAAACCCACAGATctgtgatacagttgaagtcggaagtttacatacaccttatacatttaaactcagtttttcacaattcctgacatttaatcctagtaaaaattccctgtcttaggtcagttaggatcaccactttattttaagaatgtgaaatgtcagaataatagtagagagaatgatttatttcagcttttattttttttcccagtggatcagaagtttatatacactcaaatagtatttggtagcattgcctttaaattgcttaacttgggtcaaacgtttcaggtatccttccacaagcttcccacaataagttgggtgaatttgggcccattcctcctgacagagctgctgtaacttagtcaggtttgtaggcctccttgcccttgcacactctttttcagttctgcccacaaattttctagggttgagatcagggctttgtgatggccactccaatatcttgactttgttgtccttaagccattttgccacaactttggaagtatgcttggggtcattgtccatgtggaagacccatttgcgaccaaactttaacttcctgattgatgtcttgagatgttgcttcaatatacccacatcattttccttccctcatgatgccatctattttgtgaagtgtaccagtccctcctgcatcaaagcaccccctcaacatgatgctgccacccccgtgcgtcacggttgggatggtgttcttcggcttgcaagcttccccctttttcctccaaatataacgatggccattatggccaaacagttctatttttgtttcatcagaccagaggacatttctccaaaaagtacgatctttgtcgccatgtgcagttgcaaaccatagtctgtcttttttatggtggttttggagcagtggcttcttccttgctgagcggcctttcaggttatgtcgatataggacttgttttactgtggatatagatacttttgtacatgtttcctccagcatcttcacaaggtcctttgctgttgttctgggattgatttgcacttttcgcaccaaagtacgttcatctctaggagacagaacgggtctcct
The window above is part of the Salmo salar chromosome ssa15, Ssal_v3.1, whole genome shotgun sequence genome. Proteins encoded here:
- the mfsd4ab gene encoding major facilitator superfamily domain-containing protein 4B, encoding MFIEERIITLFKRNFHHTCTYWSVFFSFGLCIAFLGPTILDLRCQTQSTLSQITWVFFSQQFCLLIGSSIGGVFKKTLFSALAALFLSSLLISIIFAIIPLCHNVLLLAIAMAVSGLAMGIIDTIANIQLVAIYQKDSAVFLQALHFFIGFGALVSPLIADPFLSETGCRVGNVTENVTEIMHHFRNTLRNSPIVMHNVSVDHLPLAEEPEESIVSYAFWIMAMINLPVPMAVLFLMYQEQLIPCCRSTTPHLLDKDELAMENQGAEGPDTEPKDQEEGGGHGDIFSCCQNNNLRELPVSFFGIHIVGGMVLFMTDGIVGAYAGFVYTYAVSPPISLPNKTAGYLVSIFWAAITAGRLVSIPLTFRFQPVRLLMINLAGVIVTVLLLLVLDTSSIFLFVGTTLLGLFLSSIFPCMLAYTEDILDYQGCATSVLVTSAGMGEMVMQVLVGSIIQSEGSYSFLLCGMIIGCMGSVFFLGLLFLHRMHRKYLTGTSVKSAMVEELPAAAAAVVDSKTEQKESS